A part of Chiloscyllium punctatum isolate Juve2018m chromosome 27, sChiPun1.3, whole genome shotgun sequence genomic DNA contains:
- the ythdf2 gene encoding YTH domain-containing family protein 2 isoform X2, whose translation MKRCRPPVSWTRDRKAKEIKNNTYTAMSDSYLPSYYSPSIGFQYSLGEAAWSTGGDPPMPYLTSYGQLSNGEHHFLPDAMFGQPGTLGNTPFLSQHGFNFFPSGVDFSAWGTNSSQGQSTQSSGYSPSSYAYPPSSLGGAMMDGQSAFTNETLNKAPGMNNIDQGMAGLKISGGDVANNVSKMVGSAVGSNPISTISSNAIPSNPMPPTTIAPPKPTSWADIASKPAKPQPKKAKGGAAGPSLPPPPIKHNMDIGTWDNKATVAKSTPQPSTQTSNQQQGQPPPLPLNQQVVNMQPQQVSSGQQQQVPPQPVQQQPQPNRWVAPRNRAAGFGQNGVDAGGIGLSHGNSNSTSVEAHPVLEKLRSVNNYNPKDFDWNPKHGRVFIIKSYSEDDIHRSIKYSIWCSTEHGNKRLDAAYRTMNGKGPVYLLFSVNGSGHFCGVAEMKSTVDYNTCAGVWSQDKWKGRFDVRWIFVKDVPNSQLRHIRLENNENKPVTNSRDTQEVPLEKAKQVLKIIASYKHTTSIFDDFSHYEKRQEEEECVKKERQGRVK comes from the exons ATGAAGAGATGTCGGCCACCAGTGTCCTGGACCAG AGACCGAAAGGCCAAGGAAATAAAG AACAATACCTACACTGCCATGTCTGACTCCTACCTACCAAGTTACTATAGTCCATCTATAGGGTTTCAGTATTCATTAGGTGAGGCTGCCTGGTCAACAGGAGGGGACCCACCGATGCCCTATCTGACGTCATATGGACAACTGAGTAATGGAGAGCATCACTTTCTACCTGATGCAATGTTTGGACAGCCAGGAACTTTGGGGAACACTCCTTTCCTGAGCCAGCATGGGTTTAACTTCTTTCCTAGTGGTGTGGACTTCTCGGCTTGGGGGACCAACAGTTCTCAGGGACAGTCCACTCAGAGCTCAGGGTATAGTCCTAGCAGCTATGCCTATCCTCCCAGCTCTCTGGGTGGAGCTATGATGGATGGACAATCAGCTTTTACGAATGAGACACTGAATAAAGCACCGGGTATGAATAACATTGACCAAGGTATGGCAGGACTGAAGATAAGTGGTGGTGACGTTGCGAATAACGTATCTAAAATGGTAGGTTCTGCTGTTGGGAGTAATCCTATATCGACTATTTCGAGTAATGCAATACCTTCTAATCCCATGCCACCAACTACTATTGCACCCCCGAAGCCAACTTCATGGGCAGACATTGCAAGCAAGCCAGCAAAACCCCAACCCAAGAAAGCCAAAGGTGGAGCTGCTGGGCCAtcccttccaccacctccaattaAACATAATATGGATATTGGTACCTGGGATAACAAGGCAACTGTGGCCAAAAGTACTCCTCAACCATCAACTCAAACCAGTAACCAGCAACAAGGCCAGCCACCTCCCCTGCCACTGAACCAACAAGTGGTGAATATGCAACCGCAGCAGGTTTCCTCAGGCCAACAGCAGCAGGTGCCTCCACAGCCGGTGCAACAGCAACCACAGCCAAACCGCTGGGTTGCACCTCGCAACCGGGCAGCTGGATTTGGCCAAAATGGAGTGGATGCTGGGGGCATTGGACTGTCACAtgggaattcaaattccacttctGTGGAAGCACATCCAGTATTGGAGAAACTGAGATCTGTAAACAACTATAACCCCAAGGATTTTGACTGGAATCCCAAGCATGGACGGGTTTTCATCATTAAAAGCTACTCTGAGGATGACATCCATCGCTCTATTAAGTATTCCATTTGGTGTAGTACCGAGCATGGCAATAAGAGACTGGATGCAGCCTACCGTACGATGAACGGCAAGGGCCCTGTTTACCTCTTGTTTAGTGTCAATGGGAGTGGCCACTTCTGTGGTGTTGCAGAGATGAAGTCAACTGTGGACTACAACACTTGTGCTGGGGTGTGGTCTCAGGACAAGTGGAAAGGACGGTTTGATGTGAGGTGGATATTTGTGAAAGACGTGCCCAATAGTCAACTGCGGCACATTCGCCTGGAAAACAATGAGAATAAACCTGTCACCAATTCCCGAGACACTCAAGAGGTGCCCTTGGAAAAAGCCAAGCAGGTTCTGAAAATTATTGCCAGTTACAAGCATACAACCTCTATCTTTGATGACTTTTCTCATTACGAAAAACGTCAAGAGGAGGAGGAGTGTGTTAAAAAG
- the ythdf2 gene encoding YTH domain-containing family protein 2 isoform X1: MSATSVLDQRPKGQGNKVQNGAVHQKDALNDDDFEPYLSTQTRQNNTYTAMSDSYLPSYYSPSIGFQYSLGEAAWSTGGDPPMPYLTSYGQLSNGEHHFLPDAMFGQPGTLGNTPFLSQHGFNFFPSGVDFSAWGTNSSQGQSTQSSGYSPSSYAYPPSSLGGAMMDGQSAFTNETLNKAPGMNNIDQGMAGLKISGGDVANNVSKMVGSAVGSNPISTISSNAIPSNPMPPTTIAPPKPTSWADIASKPAKPQPKKAKGGAAGPSLPPPPIKHNMDIGTWDNKATVAKSTPQPSTQTSNQQQGQPPPLPLNQQVVNMQPQQVSSGQQQQVPPQPVQQQPQPNRWVAPRNRAAGFGQNGVDAGGIGLSHGNSNSTSVEAHPVLEKLRSVNNYNPKDFDWNPKHGRVFIIKSYSEDDIHRSIKYSIWCSTEHGNKRLDAAYRTMNGKGPVYLLFSVNGSGHFCGVAEMKSTVDYNTCAGVWSQDKWKGRFDVRWIFVKDVPNSQLRHIRLENNENKPVTNSRDTQEVPLEKAKQVLKIIASYKHTTSIFDDFSHYEKRQEEEECVKKERQGRVK, translated from the exons ATGTCGGCCACCAGTGTCCTGGACCAG AGACCGAAAGGCCAAGGAAATAAAG TGCAAAATGGTGCTGTTCATCAAAAGGATGCACTAAATGACGATGACTTTGAGCCTTATTTGAGCACTCAGACCAGGCAG AACAATACCTACACTGCCATGTCTGACTCCTACCTACCAAGTTACTATAGTCCATCTATAGGGTTTCAGTATTCATTAGGTGAGGCTGCCTGGTCAACAGGAGGGGACCCACCGATGCCCTATCTGACGTCATATGGACAACTGAGTAATGGAGAGCATCACTTTCTACCTGATGCAATGTTTGGACAGCCAGGAACTTTGGGGAACACTCCTTTCCTGAGCCAGCATGGGTTTAACTTCTTTCCTAGTGGTGTGGACTTCTCGGCTTGGGGGACCAACAGTTCTCAGGGACAGTCCACTCAGAGCTCAGGGTATAGTCCTAGCAGCTATGCCTATCCTCCCAGCTCTCTGGGTGGAGCTATGATGGATGGACAATCAGCTTTTACGAATGAGACACTGAATAAAGCACCGGGTATGAATAACATTGACCAAGGTATGGCAGGACTGAAGATAAGTGGTGGTGACGTTGCGAATAACGTATCTAAAATGGTAGGTTCTGCTGTTGGGAGTAATCCTATATCGACTATTTCGAGTAATGCAATACCTTCTAATCCCATGCCACCAACTACTATTGCACCCCCGAAGCCAACTTCATGGGCAGACATTGCAAGCAAGCCAGCAAAACCCCAACCCAAGAAAGCCAAAGGTGGAGCTGCTGGGCCAtcccttccaccacctccaattaAACATAATATGGATATTGGTACCTGGGATAACAAGGCAACTGTGGCCAAAAGTACTCCTCAACCATCAACTCAAACCAGTAACCAGCAACAAGGCCAGCCACCTCCCCTGCCACTGAACCAACAAGTGGTGAATATGCAACCGCAGCAGGTTTCCTCAGGCCAACAGCAGCAGGTGCCTCCACAGCCGGTGCAACAGCAACCACAGCCAAACCGCTGGGTTGCACCTCGCAACCGGGCAGCTGGATTTGGCCAAAATGGAGTGGATGCTGGGGGCATTGGACTGTCACAtgggaattcaaattccacttctGTGGAAGCACATCCAGTATTGGAGAAACTGAGATCTGTAAACAACTATAACCCCAAGGATTTTGACTGGAATCCCAAGCATGGACGGGTTTTCATCATTAAAAGCTACTCTGAGGATGACATCCATCGCTCTATTAAGTATTCCATTTGGTGTAGTACCGAGCATGGCAATAAGAGACTGGATGCAGCCTACCGTACGATGAACGGCAAGGGCCCTGTTTACCTCTTGTTTAGTGTCAATGGGAGTGGCCACTTCTGTGGTGTTGCAGAGATGAAGTCAACTGTGGACTACAACACTTGTGCTGGGGTGTGGTCTCAGGACAAGTGGAAAGGACGGTTTGATGTGAGGTGGATATTTGTGAAAGACGTGCCCAATAGTCAACTGCGGCACATTCGCCTGGAAAACAATGAGAATAAACCTGTCACCAATTCCCGAGACACTCAAGAGGTGCCCTTGGAAAAAGCCAAGCAGGTTCTGAAAATTATTGCCAGTTACAAGCATACAACCTCTATCTTTGATGACTTTTCTCATTACGAAAAACGTCAAGAGGAGGAGGAGTGTGTTAAAAAG